A genomic region of Apteryx mantelli isolate bAptMan1 chromosome 10, bAptMan1.hap1, whole genome shotgun sequence contains the following coding sequences:
- the PIEZO1 gene encoding piezo-type mechanosensitive ion channel component 1, giving the protein MERRVLCAGLYWLLLPLALLAACLFRFNVLSLVYLLYLLLLPWFLGPSEHSVKGHTGRLLKAVLGTSIIFLIAHFVFQICLYTLPVLDQLLGPSCSTWEILARHVGVTRLDLNDILNSVRLVAPDVGILLVSSLCLCLCHRLVPKAGAATRARRPESLEPLEQGEEEAEEDVERRGGAAGGETPLSAKLRVTAHWLLRAAGTGLAVLLLALAGITLPSASSSVYYLLFVGLCTWWACHFPASRLAFDALCVLVGVYAGAHLLCLYVYQTPFVQGVFPPPTIWARVFGFKDIVLYTNCSQPNALVLNTGHPWPVYANPGILLLLYYTVATLLKLRRLDAGERRAAPPERCPDRELVELESWPKDGDGLAEDTKPMLSPGAEKPGSGPENCTVHVMGTAPQPGKKRHSERLPLHTLGHVIMNQSYVCALIAMMVWSITYHSWLTFVLLLWACLIWIVRSRHHFAMLCSPFILLYGIALCSLQYVWGMDLAPELPTRVGFMSLEQLGLVRPKYPCLDLGAKLLLTLTFWLLVRQFVQEKLLTRKCPSTPLLEVTVSDTEPSRQQDVLKKLGALVQDFYAKYWICVCAGMFIVVSFAGRLVVYKIVYMFLFLLCLTLFQVYYSLWRKVLKGFWWLVVAYTMLVLIAVYTFQFEDFPMYWRNLTGLTNEQLGDLGLEQFSVSELFSSTLIPGFFLLACILQLHYFHRPFMHITDLEHIPAAEPQPCHIPRPEELHGSRLLRDAAAAESARAEGDDSDAASQVPSKWGLVLERLIVLGWTFSDRLTRAQIFVGRLLELHILKLVALYTVWVALQEVSLMNFLLVLLWAFAMPYCRFRHMASCLSTVWTCIIIVCKMLYQLKIVDPSEYSSNCTQPQHNATNLSPEELGNSTLYRGPVDPANWFGIRKGFPNLGYIQNHLLVLLLLVFEAVVYRHQEYYRKQFQLVAPVTETIFEDVSREHLDHGLISCAKYFFNYFYYKFGLEICFLMMVNVIGQRMNFMVILHGCWLIVILTRRRRAAIACLWPKYCLFLVVFLLYQYLLCVGMPPALCMDYPWRWSHSLPINSALIKWLYLPDFYVAPKSTNLINDFVLLLCAAQQWRVFVAERTEEWLQAAGENADRLDLARDPHNPTPNFIHCRSYLDMVKVVVFRYLFWFVLVVVFITGATRISLFGLGYLLACFYLLLFGTAMLRKPARARLVLWDCLILYNITVIISKNMLSLLSCVFVQQMQSNFCWVIQLFSLVCTVKGYYDPKEMGKDQDCSLPVEEAGIIWDSICFFFLLLQRRVFLSHYYLHVMLDLQASALQASRGVALFKASILKSMRSHRQAEKKSLAQLKRQMERIRAKQEKYHQERLPGGAGEGQDEARAEPGGQADPSRQRERWWRPWLDHAAVLHSGEYFLFESDSEEEEEAAPEEPRPGKQSAFQLAYQAWMTNTKTALRQQEQQEQQGLEQPDAELAAGDGGEQRASEAETPEEAEGQEEEEEEGSERGNVVQRALNTLRFLWVLCQAMVDGLTQWLDAFTKEHTDMSTVLRVERYVLTQRLAKGEDTHRGVLDELYLQPPDDGLEEPSQRAAGATVPQNGVASSGSEGADLGQRAERPEAIPGGYPARRSSSEEQEPALGSQEDVAGSRELLALPQNRTRTASELLLNRRLYFATLEESDQFYRSHNRFLKLLLAAYHCVAAHSELLCYFIIILNNMVTASVISLFLPILVFLWAMLSVPRPSKRFWMTAIIFTEVMVVVKYLFQFGFFPWNSYAMLVRNEGKPFFPPRILGLEKTDRYIKYDLIQLLALFFHRSLLLCYGLWDHEEDPFAKKRLEAERAEDEDEEERREEAEPPAAGEEGTEALAELGVPGVAVRPEQQDDAVGQDEGAGAGGSHLRFRRKKKRWSKKQEEAVEEGDGGEEEEEEEEEEAKQSHSREKLKAFGLRVKLFFLTMAQNVYRPMRGFFWDILHTQYRAATDVYAFMFLADVVDFIIIIFGFWAFGKHSAAADITSSLSDDQVPEAFLVMLLIQFTTMVIDRALYLRKTVLGKLIFQVILVFSIHLWMFFILPAVTERLFSLNTVAQLWYFVKCIYFSLSAYQIRCGYPTRILGNFLTKKYNHLNLFLFQGFRLVPFLVELRAVMDWVWTDTTLSLSNWMCVEDIYANIFIIKCSRETEKKYPQPKGQKKKKIVKYGMGGLIILFLVAIIWFPLLFMSLVRSVVGVVNHPIDVTVTLKLGGYEPLFTMSAQQQSIQPFTPQDYEALTNEFERQPVAMQFITLYSYEDIVTARIEGSSGSLWSISPPSREQMRRELQNGSSDITLRLTWTFQRDLGKGGTVEHTFDKHTTDLQPGAPERAELAELLQGTRNTPVQVPKLFPKYIRAPNGPEANPVKQLLPDGEDSYLDVEVQLKRERVGSGRSSDSFLEWWVVRLKDAPPRDGNILPMVIFNDKVSPPSLGFLAGYGIMGLYVSIVLVIGKFVRGFFSEISHSIMFEELPCVDRILKLCQDIFLVRETGELELEEELYAKLIFLYRSPETMIKWTREKE; this is encoded by the exons cctgcctcTTCCGCTTCAACGTCCTCTCGCTGGTGTACCTGCTctacctcctgctgctgccctggttCCTGGGACCCTCCGAGCACTCTGTGAAAG GTCACACCGGCCGCCTCCTCAAAGCTGTCCTGGGAACCAGCATCATCTTCCTCATCGCCCACTTCGTTTTCCAGATATGCCTCTACACGCTGCCCGTCCTGGACCAGCTGCTGGGGCCCAGCT GCAGCACCTGGGAGATCCTCGCCCGGCACGTCGGCGTCACCAG GCTGGACCTGAACGACATCCTCAACTCGGTGCGCCTCGTGGCGCCCGACGTGGGCATCCTGCTGGTGTCGTCGctctgcctgtgcctgtgccaccGCCTCGTCCCCAAGGCCGGCGCTGCCACCCGCGCCCGCAGGCCGGAGTCCCTGGAGCCCCTTGAGCAG ggggaagaggaggcggaggaggacgtggagcggcgcggcggggcggccggcggggagaCGCCGCTGAGCGCCAAGCTGCGGGTGACGGCTCACTGGCtgctgcgggcagccgggacggggCTGGCCGTCCTGCTGCTGGCCTTGGCAG ggatCACCCTGCCCTCCGCCTCCTCCAGCGTCTACTACCTGCTCTTCGTGGGGCTGTGCACGTGGTGGGCCTGCCACTTCCCCGCCAGCCGCCTGGCCTTCGATGCCCTCTGCGTCCTCGTCGGCGTCTACGCCGGCGCCCACCTCCTCTGCCTCTACGTCTACCAGACGCCCTTCGTCCAGGGGGTCTTCCCGCCCCCCACCATCTGGGCACG GGTCTTCGGCTTCAAGGACATCGTCCTGTACACCAACTGCTCCCAGCCCAACGCCCTGGTGCTCAACACCGGCCACCCCTGGCCCGTCTACGCCAACCCCGGCATCTTGCTCCTGCTCTACTACACCGTGGCCACTCTCCTGAAGCTGCGGCGCCTGGATGCTGGCGAGAGG CGAGCCGCGCCGCCGGAGCGGTGCCCGGACAGGGAGCTGGTGGAGCTGGAGAGCTGGCCCAAGGATGGCGACGGCTTGGCTGAGGACACCAAG cccatgcTGTCCCCCGGCGCCGAGAAGCCGGGCAGCGGCCCCGAGAACTGCACCGTCCACGTCATGGGCACCGCGCCGCAGCCGG GCAAGAAGCGGCACTCGGAGCGGCTGCCCCTGCACACGCTGGGTCACGTCATCATGAACCAGAGCTACGTCTGCGCCCTCATTGCCATGATG GTGTGGAGCATCACGTACCACAGCTGGCTGACCTTCGTGCTGCTGCTCTGGGCCTGCCTCATCTGGATCGTGCGGAGCCGGCACCACTTCGCCATGCTCTGCTCGCCCTTCATCCTGCTCTACGGCATCGCCCTCTGCAGCCTGCAGTACGTCTGGGGCATGGACCTGGCCCCCGAGCTGCCCACCCGCGTCGGCTTCATGAGCCTCGAGCAGCTGGGGCTGGTGCGCCCCAAGTACCCCTGCTTGGACCTGGGGGCCAAG CTCCTGCTCACCCTCACCTTCTGGCTCCTGGTGCGGCAGTTCGTCCAGGAGAAGCTCCTGACGAGGAAGTGCCCGTCCACCCCGCTCCTGGAGGTGACGGTCTCGGACACGG agcccagccggcagcaggacGTGTTGAAGAAGCTGGGGGCCCTGGTGCAGGATTTCTACGCCAAGTACTGGATCTGCGTGTGCGCCGGCATGTTCATCGTGGTGAGCTTCGCCGGGCGCCTCGTCGTCTACAAGATCGTCTACAtgttcctcttcctgctctgcctCACCCTCTTCCAG GTGTACTACAGCCTGTGGCGCAAGGTGCTGAAGGGCTTCTGGTGGCTGGTGGTGGCGTACACCATGCTGGTGCTCATCGCCGTGTACACCTTCCAGTTCGAGGACTTCCCCATGTACTGGAGGAACCTGACGGGTCTCACCAATGAGCA GCTGGGCGACCTGGGTCTGGAGCAGTTCAGCGTCTCCGAGCTCTTCTCCAGCACCCTCATCCCGGGCTTCTTCCTCCTGgcctgcatcctgcagctccaCTACTTCCACCGGCCCTTCATGCACATCACCGACCTGGAGCACATCCCCGCGGCCGAGCCGCAGCCCTGCCACATCCCCAG GCCCGAGGAGCTGCACGGGAGCCGCCTGCTGCGGGATGCGGCCGCCGCTGAGAGCGCCAGGGCTGAGGGGGACGACTCCGACGCCGCCTCGCAGG TGCCCTCCAAATGGGGGCTGGTGCTGGAGCGCCTCATCGTGCTGGGCTGGACCTTCTCGGACAGGCTGACCCGTGCGCAGATCTTCGTGGGGCGCCTGCTCGAGCTCCACATCCTCAAACTCGTGGCTCTCTACACCGTCTGGGTGGCCCTGCAGGAG GTCTCGCTGATGAACttcctgctggtgctgctgtgggCCTTCGCCATGCCCTACTGCCGCTTCCGCCACATGGCCTCCTGCCTCTCCACCGTCTGGACCTGCATCATCATCGTCTGCAAGATGCTCTACCAGCTCAAGATCGTTGACCCCAGCGAGTACTCCAGCAACTGCACCCAG ccccagcacaaCGCCACCAACCTGAGCCCGGAGGAGCTGGGCAACTCCACGCTGTACCGGGGCCCCGTGGACCCTGCCAACTGGTTCGGCATCCGCAAGGGCTTCCCCAACCTGGGCTACATCCAG AACcacctgctggtgctgctgctgctggtgttcGAGGCCGTGGTGTACCGGCACCAGGAGTATTACCGCAAGCAGTTCCAGCTGGTGGCCCCCGTCACCGAGACCATCTTCGAGGACGTGTCCCGTGAGCACCTCGACCACGGCCTCATCAGCTGCGCCAAATACTTCTTCAACTACTTCTACTACAAATTCGGCTTGGAG ATCTGCTTCCTCATGATGGTGAACGTGATCGGGCAGCGGATGAACTTCATGGTGATCCTGCACGGCTGCTGGCTCATCGTCATCCTCAcgcggcgccggcgggcagcCATCGCCTGCCTCTGGCCCAAGTACTGCCTCTTCCTCGTGGTCTTCCTCCTCTACCAGTACCTGCTGTGCGTGGGCATGCCGCCCGCCCTCTGCATGG ACTATCCCTGGAGGTGGAGCCATTCCCTCCCCATCAACTCGGCGCTCATCAAGTGGCTCTACCTGCCCGACTTCTACGTGGCCCCCAAATCCACCAACCTCATCA ACGACTTCGTGCTGCTGCTGTGCGCGGCCCAGCAGTGGCGGGTGTTCGTGGCCGAGCGCACCGAGGAGTGGCTGCAGGCCGCCGGCGAGAACGCGGACCGCCTCGACCTGGCGCGGGACCCCCACAACCCCACGCCCAACTTCATCCACTGCCG GTCATACCTGGACATGGTGAAGGTGGTGGTCTTCCGCTACCTCTTCTGGTTCGTCCTGGTCGTGGTCTTCATCACCGGTGCCACCCGCATCAGCCTTTTCGGCCTCGGCTACCTGCTCGCCTGCTTctacctcctcctcttcggcACCGCCATGCTGCGCAAGCCGGCGCGGGCTCGCCTCGTGCTCTGGGACTGCCTCATCCTCTACAACATCACCGTCATCATCTCCAAAAACATGCTGTCG CTCCTCTCCTGCGTCTTCGTGCAGCAGATGCAGAGCAACTTCTGCTGGGTGATCCAGCTCTTCAGCCTGGTGTGCACCGTCAAGGGCTACTACGACC CCAAGGAGATGGGCAAGGACCAGGACTGCTCCCTGCCCGTGGAGGAGGCCGGCATCATCTGGGACAGCAtctgcttcttcttcctcttgctcCAGCGCCGCGTCTTCCTCAGCCACTACTACCTGCACGTCATGCTGGACCTCCAGGCCTCGGCCCTGCAGGCCTCCAG GGGCGTCGCGCTGTTCAAGGCCAGCATCCTGAAGAGCATGCGCTCGCACCGGCAGGCTGAGAAGAAGTCGCTGGCCCAGCTCAAACGGCA GATGGAGCGGATCCGGGCCAAGCAGGAGAAGTACCACCAGGAGCGGctgcccggcggcgctggcgAGGGCCAGGACGAGGCCAGGGCAG AGCCCGGTGGCCAGGCGGACCCGTCCCGGCAGAGGGAGCGGTGGTGGCGGCCATGGTTAGACCACGCCGCAG TGCTGCATTCGGGCGAATACTTCCTCTTCGAGTCGGacagcgaggaagaggaggaggctgcgccggaggagccgcggccgggCAAGCAGAGCGCTTTCCAG CTGGCCTACCAAGCCTGGATGACCAACACCAAGACCGCGctgaggcagcaggagcagcaggagcagcaggggctggagcagccgGACGCTGAGCTCGCTGCAG GGGACGGCGGAGAGCAAAGGGCGTCAGAGGCTGAGACGCCTGAAGAGGCCGAaggccaggaggaagaggaggaggaaggatcaG AGCGGGGCAACGTGGTGCAGCGGGCGCTGAACACCCTGCGCTTCCTGTGGGTGCTGTGCCAGGCCATGGTGGACGGCCTCACCCAGTGGCTCGACGCCTTCACCAAGGAGCACACGGACATGTCCACGGTGCTGCGGGTCGAGAGATACGTCCTCACCCAGCGGCTGGCCAAG GGAGAGGACACGCACCGGGGCGTCCTGGACGAGCTCTACCTGCAGCCGCCGGACGATGGCCTCGAGGAGCCGAGCCAGCGGGCGGCTGGGGCCACCGTCCCCCAAAACGGCGTCGCTTCAAG CGGGAGCGAAGGAGCCGACCTCGGCCAAAGGGCTGAGCGCCCCGAGGCCATCCCCGGGGGCTAcccggcgcggcgcagcagcAGCGAGGAGCAGGAGCCGGCCCTGGGCTCGCAGGAGGACGTGGCCGGCTCGCGGGAGCTCCTGGCCCTTCCCCAAAACCGGACCCGCACCGCCAGCGAGCTGCTCCTGAACAG GCGGCTCTACTTCGCCACGCTGGAGGAGTCGGATCAGTTTTACCGGTCCCACAACCGCTTCCTCAAGCTGCTGCTGGCCGCCTACCACTGCGTGGCCGCCCACTCCGAGCTGCTCTGCTACTTCATCATCATCCTCAACAACATGGTGACCGCCTCCGTCATCTCCCTCTTCCTGCCCATCCTCGTCTTCCTCTGGGCCATGCTCTCCGTCCCCCGGCCCAGCAAGCGCTTCTGGATGACCGCTATCATCTTCACCGAG gtgatggtggtggtgaaaTACCTCTTCCAGTTCGGGTTCTTCCCCTGGAACAGCTACGCCATGCTGGTGCGCAACGAGGGCAAGCCCTTCTTCCCGCCCCGCATCCTGGGCCTGGAGAAGACCGACCGCTACATCAAGTACGACCTCATCCAGCTCCTGGCGCTGTTCTTCCACCGCTCGCTCCTGCTG TGCTACGGGCTGTGGGACCACGAGGAGGACCCCTTCGCCAAGAAGCGGCTGGAGGCAGAGCGGGCGGAagacgaggacgaggaggagaGGCGGGAGGAAGCGGAGCCCCCGGCGGCCGGCGAGGAGGGGACGGAGGCGCTGGCAGAACTGGGGGTGCCGGGAGTGGCCGTGAGGCCGGAGCAGCAGGACGATGCCgtggggcaggatgagggtgccGGGGCTGGCGGCAGTCACCTCCGCTTCAGGAGGAAGAAGAAGCGCTGGAGCAAGAagcaggaggaggctgtggaggaAG GGGatggcggggaggaggaggaagaggaggaggaggaagaggcgaAGCAGAGCCACTCTCGGGAGAAGCTGAAGGCGTTTGGGCTCCGGGTCAAGCTCTTCTTCCTCACCAT GGCGCAGAACGTGTACCGGCCCATGCGCGGCTTCTTCTGGGACATCCTGCACACCCAGTACCGGGCCGCCACCGACGTCTATGCCTTCATGTTCCTGGCCGATGTGGTTgacttcatcatcatcatcttcggCTTCTGGGCCTTCGGG AAACACTCGGCGGCTGCCGACATCACGTCCTCGCTGTCGGACGACCAGGTGCCGGAGGCCTTCCTGGTCATGCTGCTCATACAGTTCACCACCATGGTGATCGACCGCGCGCTCTACCTCCGCAAGACCGTGCTGGGCAAGCTCATCTTCCAGGTCATCCTGGTCTTCAGCATCCACCTCTGGATGTTCTTCATCCTGCCAGCTGTGACCGAAAG GTTGTTCAGCCTCAACACGGTGGCCCAGCTGTGGTACTTCGTGAAGTGCATCTACTTCTCGCTGTCAGCCTACCAGATCCGCTGCGGCTACCCTACCCGCATCCTGGGCAACTTCCTCACCAAGAAATACAACCACCTCAACCTCTTCCTCTTCCAAGG GTTTCGCCTCGTGCCCTTCCTGGTGGAGCTGCGGGCCGTTATGGACTGGGTCTGGACCGACACTACGCTGTCGCTGTCCAACTGGATGTGCGTGGAAGACATCTACGCCAACATCTTCATCATCAAGTGCAGCCGCGAGACGGAGAAG AAATACCCGCAGCCCAAagggcagaagaagaagaagattgTGAAGTATGGCATGGGAGGCCTCATCATCCTCTTCCTCGTGGCCATCATCTGGTTCCCGCTGCTCTTCATGTCGCTGGTGCGCTCCGTGGTGGGCGTTGTGAACCACCCCATCGACGTCACCGTCACGCTCAAGCTGGGGGGGTACGAG CCGCTGTTCACCATGAGCGCCCAGCAGCAGTCGATCCAGCCGTTCACCCCCCAGGACTACGAAGCCCTGACGAACGAGTTTGAGAGGCAGCCG GTGGCCATGCAGTTCATCACGCTGTACAGCTACGAGGACATCGTCACGGCCCGCATCGAGGGCAGCTCGGGCTCGCTGTGGAGCATCAGCCCGCCGAGCCGGGAGCAGATGCGGCGGGAGCTGCAGAACGGCTCCTCGGACATCACCCTGCGCCTCACCTGGACCTTCCAGAG GGACCTGGGCAAGGGCGGCACGGTGGAGCACACCTTCGACAAGCACACCACCGACCTGCAGCCCGGCGCGCCCGAGCGCGCGGAGCTGGCCGAGCTGCTGCAGGGCACCCGCAACACCCCCGT GCAAGTGCCCAAGCTCTTCCCCAAGTACATCCGCGCGCCCAACGGCCCTGAAGCCAACCCcgtgaagcagctgctgccag ACGGGGAGGACAGCTACCTGGACGTGGAGGTGCAGCTGAAGCGGGAGCGCGTGGGCTCGGGCCGCAGCAGCGACAGCTTCCTGGAGTGGTGGGTGGTGCGGCTGAAGGACGCCCCGCCGCGCGACGGCAACATCCTGCCCATGGTCATCTTCAATGACAAAGTCAGCCCGCCCAGCCTGGGCTTCCTGGCCGGCTACGG GATCATGGGGCTCTACGTCTCCATCGTGCTGGTGATCGGGAAGTTCGTGCGCGGCTTCTTCAGCGAGATCTCGCACTCCATCATGTTCGAGGAGCTGCCCTGTGTGGACCGCATCCTCAAGCTGTGCCAGGACATCTTCCTGGTGCGGGAGACGggcgagctggagctggaggaggagctCTACGCCAAGCTCATCTTCCTCTACCGCTCGCCTGAGACCATGATCAAGTGGACGCGGGAGAAGGAGTAA
- the CTU2 gene encoding cytoplasmic tRNA 2-thiolation protein 2: MCQAREDYGRRGPGRRAPPPSCPRTCVKCKEASAVVVIRVGDAFCRACFREYFVHKFRAMLGKNRVIFPGEKVLLALSGGPASSAMLRQVQEGLSRETAKRLRFVPGLVYVDEGAVCGQSPAQREENLARVEAIVQATGFPFHLAHLEQAFDLPGSILRRGPRGGDKPCPSYKEAVEDFIQQQRQEAADGDGAASLPRRLAQLRTQDVPAGEEPAAPGARLPAAARTEELLQLFEAAETLTAKEELLQMLRTHLILHTARTQGYTKVMMGDSCTRVAVKLLTNLALGRGAFLAMDTGFMDSRHGDVAVVRPMREYMAKEIAFYNHFFGVSTVITPALRAKRREKTSIHRLMEDFLLGLQAEFPSTISTVYRTGEKLSTAPAEASSEPGAEPQRCLLCLCALDTLAEEDLALEPTLIAEEAAQRPQGLAEDGCCHAGTQGSCCQSSPTPGAESRAAFLPLLCYSCRLTFKEMGHPDTLPPYVRSEAQRRSRRAEMKQQIQEFLLEDDDEDPSES, translated from the exons ATGTGCCAGGCGCGGGAGGACtacgggcggcgcgggccggggcggcgggccccGCCCCCCAG ctgcccGCGGACCTGCGTGAAGTGCAAGGAGGCCTCGGCCGTGGTGGTCATCCGCGTCGGGGACGCCTTCTGCCG GGCCTGTTTCCGGGAGTACTTCGTGCACAAGTTTCGGGCCATGCTGGGCAAGAACCGCGTCATCTTCCCCGGCGAGAAG GTGCTGCTGGCACTCTCCGGCGGGCCAGCATCCAGCGCCATGCTCCGACAGGTCCAGGAG GGGCTGAGCCGGGAGACGGCCAAGAGGCTCCGCTTCGTCCCCGGCCTCGTCTACGTTGACG AGGGAGCCGTGTGCGGGCAGAGCCCGGCGCAGCGGGAGGAGAACCTGGCCCGCGTGGAGGCCATCGTGCAGGCCACCGGCTTCCCCTTCCACCTGgcccacctggagcag GCCTTCGacctgcccggctccatcctccggcgggggccgcggggcggcgacAAGCCCTGCCCCAGTTACAAGGAGGCCGTGGAGGACTTCATCCAGCAGCAGCGGCAGGAGGCGGCCGACGGGGACGGAGCCGCCTCCCTGCCCCGGCGCCTGGCCCAGCTCCGCACCCAGGATGTGCCTGCCGGAGAGGAGccagcggccccgggcgcccggcTGCCTGCCGCAGCCCGCACCGAGGAGCTGCTACAGCTTTTCGAGGCCGCGGAGACCCTGACGGCTAAAGAGGAGCTGCTGCAGATGCTGCG GACGCACCTCATCCTGCACACGGCCAGGACCCAGGGATACACCAAGGTCATGATGGGGGACAGCTGCACCCGCGTGGCCGTCAAGCTGCTGACCAACCTGGCCCTGGGCCGCGGCGCCTTCCTCGCCATGGACACG GGCTTCATGGACAGCCGTCACGGTGACGTGGCCGTGGTGCGGCCCATGCGGGAGTACATGGCCAAGGAGATCGCCTTCTACAACCACTTCTTCGGCGTCTCCACCGTCATCACGCCTGCCCTCCGTGCCAAG CGCCGCGAGAAGACCAGCATCCACCGCCTGATGGAGGACTtcctgctggggctgcaggcagagttCCCCTCCACCATCAGCACCGTGTACCG GACGGGTGAGAAGCTGAGCACAGCTCCCGCAGAGGCCAGCTCGGAGCCGGGCGCTGAgccccagcgctgcctgctgTGCCTGTGCGCCCTGGACACCCTGGCGG AGGAGGACTTGGCCCTGGAGCCCACCCTGATCGCGGAGGAGGCGGCACAGAGGCCGCAGGGACTGGCCGAGGACGGCTGCTGCCACGCAGGGACGCAGGGAAGCTGCTGCCAGAGCTCCCCGACGCCGGG GGcggagagcagagctgccttcctcCCACTGCTCTGCTACAGCTGCCGGCTCACCTTCAAGGAAATG GGCCACCCAGACACGCTGCCACCCTACGTGCGCTCGGAGGCCCAGCGCAGGAGCCGCAG GGCCGAGATGAAGCAGCAGATCCAGGAATTCCTGCTGGAGGATGACGATGAGGACCCCAGCGAGAGCTGA